The Ostreibacterium oceani genomic sequence GCTCAAAGCACTAAGAACCGATGTCAATATTTTAACCATGACAGCAACACCGATACCCAGAACCTTGTCTATGACACTCGCGGATTTGCGTGATTTGTCGATTATAGCCAGCCCACCGCCTAAGCGTACGCCAGTCCACACCATATTTTCGCCCTACGATGAATCCATCATCCACGAAGGCGTTATGCGTGAAACCAGTCGTGGCGGACAAATTTATTTTTTACATAATGATATCAATACCATGATGCGTGTCGAAGCAAATTTGGCTGCGCTATTTCCAGCATTAAGCATTCGCCATGCACACGGCAAAATGCCAGAGCGTGAACTGGCACAAATTATGCAAGATTTTCACAATCACCGATTTGATATCTTGTTGACCACTACTATCATTGAGTCAGGCATCGATAACCCCAACGCCAATACGATTTTTATTAATCGAGCGGACCGATTTGGTCTGGCGCAATTACACCAGCTTCGCGGGCGCGTGGGGCGTTCTCATCACCAAGCTTATGCCTACCTGATTGTGCCTGATACGGCACTTATGTCGCGTGATGCACAAAAAAGGATAGCGGCATTTTCTACACTAAACGGACTGGGTGTTGGGTTTATGTTGGCATCTCAGGATATGGAAATTCGCGGCGCGGGTGAGTTGCTAGGGGATAACCAAAGCGGACACGTCACAGAGATAGGGTTTAGTTTGTACCATGAGATGCTCGCGCAAACGATTGAAGCCATGAAAAACAACACGGTGCTTGATTTGGATGCAGTTCAATCAACGATAGACGTTGATTTAGGGTTGCCTGCGTTGATTCCCGATGACTATATCTATGATGTGCATACGCGTTTACTGTTTTATAAACGCATCGCTAGCTGTCAAGAGGTAGAATCCTTTGATACGATTCGTGTTGAATTGATTGATCGATTTGGTCTGCTACCCGATGCCACCAAAACACTATTTGCCGTTAGTGAAGCCAAACTGCTACTACGCGATTCAGGCGTTAGCAAATTAAATGCAAGCGACAGCCAATGGGTAGTGGTACTCGCCGATAACCATCAATTAGATAACCAAAAACTGATTGCGTTATTGCAGAGTGACCCAGCGAAATACCAGCTCAAAGCCAACAATAAGCTACAAATCAGCCAGGAAATGCCAACCATAGACGAACGCCTTGCTGCGTTAAAATCTTGGTTGGCCGCGGTTAGTTAGTTGGCTGCGGTTAGTTAGATTTAGTTAGTCTGCCGTCATGACGGTGTGGTAAGCCCATTCAATCCAAGGCAGTAGCGCGCTGATATCATCGTTGGCGACGGTTGCGCCCCCCCAAATACGTAATCCCGGTGGCGCAGATTTATACGCATTGATATCGTAAGCCGCGTTTTCTGATTCAAGTAGTGCGCACAACGATTTGATTTTATTACGTTGCTCGCCTTCTTCCATTGCATTAAATTGGGTATCGGTAATAACCAAACAAATAGACGTATTGGAATAGGTATCGGGGGCTTTGGCTAAAAAATCAACCCAGTCAGTACGCGCGACCCACGCCTTGATTATCGCGAGATTTTTATCGCTAATCGCCTGACACGCGGATTGGCCGCCAATCGTATTGACCCATTGCATGCTATCAATGGCGTCTTCGACACAGAGCATAGACGGCGTGTTAATTGTTGCCCCTTCAAAAATATCGGCAATGAGTTTACCCGATTTGCTGAGTGTAAAAATTTTAGGTAATGGCCAAGGCGGTGTGTACGTTTCTAAGCGTTCTACGGCGCGCGGAGACAGTGCAATCATGCCATGTGCGGCTTCGCCGCCCAGCACTTTTTGCCAAGACCAAGTGACAACATCCAGTTTATTAAAGTCTAAGGTTTGCGAAAAAACCGCTGAAGTGGCATCACAAATGGTAAGTCCCGTACGGTTATCTGCAATCCAATCTAGATGCGGCAAACGAACACCTGATGTCGTGCCGTTAAAAACAAAAACGCTATCGTTATCTGAATGATAGTTAGCCAAATCGGGCAGTTCGCCATAGGGCGCAGTGTACTGGTTGTTGGTTAATTTTAATTGGTTGACAATGTCACCTAACCACGTTTTTGAAAAGGCTTCCCACGCATAAATATCAACGGTTTTTGGGCCCAGCAATGACCACAGTGCCATTTCAACTGCCCCCGTATCTGATGCGGGAACAATACCCACGTGATAGTCGTCGGGAATCGCCAAAATGGTTTTGGATAAATTAATGACTTCAGCGAGCTTGGCTTTGCCTGCTTTGCCGCGATGCGAGCGACCCAGTACGGCGCCATTGAGCTGGTCTAGTGACCAGCCAGGTCGTTTGGCGCAAGGGCCAGAGGAAAAATTGGGGTTATTGGGTTTGGTTGTTGGCTTCATTGTGGGCTTCATTGTGGGTTTTGTGGTGTTATTCATAAGGTTCGCTGGGTTGAGTGTGATGGGGTTGCTGTCATAACTGACTGGCATCTAATAAAAAACCTTCGCTATCAATCAACCAATATAACAGGTGTGACGGCAGACTATCTTTTTTCAAAAGGTCTGTGCTAATTATGCCAAATTTTCTTGTCATTGACTATAGGTGTCTTAGTCTGAATACGTCAGTTTTATTCCTGAATGGCGAACAAAGTGCTATCATGTGCGTCTTTGTGGCGTAAATACGCCAACAATGCGTCTGGACACCAGATGTTGGTGTGATATTTTTTGACAAGCGAGCGCTTAAGCGCGCGTTTGTTTTTTGTTGTGAATGTTTGTTGTAAATGTGGCCTGAGTAAAATGAAACCGACAAAATCGTTAAACCCGCAACAATTGGCTGCTGTGCATTACATTAGCGGCCCTGTTTTAGTGTTGGCTGGTGCGGGCAGCGGTAAAACAGGGGTTATCACAGAAAAAATTAATTATCTGATAAAAACTTGTGGTTATAAGGCCAATCAAGTCGTGGCTATCACGTTTACGAACAAAGCCGCGCAAGAGATGAAAAAACGCGCCAGTGAAAAGCTAGACAAAGCACAGCGCAAAGGCCTGTGGGTATCGACTTTTCACACGCTGGGGTTGCGAATCTTAAAAGAAGATGGGCATCATGTGGGGCTATCCAAATCATTTAGTATTTTTGACCAACGTGACTGCTTGTCCATCCTAAAAGACATTACCCAATTAGACGATAAAACACTCAAAACGGTTCAATCACAACTATCACAATGCAAAAACGATATTTTGAACAAAGGCGAATTTACCGATGAAATTCGCCGCATTGCACAACATTATAATCAACATCTATTGGCATTGAATGCCGTCGATTTTGATGATTTAATCGGTCATTGTTTGACGCTATTTGCCGAGCAGCCTGCTGTGTTGGCTAAATGGCGGCAGCGTATTCGTTATTTATTGGTCGATGAGTACCAAGACACCAATGCCGCGCAGTATCAATTAATTAAAGACTTGGCAGGTTTGTCAGGGCAGTTCACTGCCGTTGGGGATGACGACCAATCGATTTATTCGTGGCGTGGTGCCGAGGCAGAGAATTTGTTATTGTTAGCCAATGATTTCCCCACGCTAGAGGTCATTAAGTTAGAACAAAACTATCGCTGTGATCGCCGTATTTTATCGGCAAGCAATGCCGTTATCGCCAATAATAGCCACTTGTTTGAAAAAACGCTATGGTCAGAGATTAATCGGGGTGATAAGATTCGCGTTATTGCTTGCCAAGACGAAACGGAAGAAGCACAAACCGTTGTCACGCAATTGTTAGCACACCACAGTCGCCATGCAACTAAGCTGACAGACTATGCGATTTTGTATCGGGGCAACTATCAATCGCGCGCGATTGAAAAGCAGCTACGGCTTCAACGTGTTCCTTATGTCATTAACGGCTCGACGTCGTTTTTTGAGCATGCTGAAATTCGTGATTTAATCGCGTATTTGCGGGTGATTGCTAATCCTGATGATCAACGCGCCTTTGCGCGCATTATTAATACGCCTAAGCGTGAAATCGGCACGGTTACGCTGCAAAAGCTCAGTGAATACGCCAGACAGCGCGGTGTGGCGATGTTGCCTGCTTGCTTGGAAATGGGCTTGACGGAAGTGGTGTC encodes the following:
- a CDS encoding phosphoserine transaminase; translation: MKPTMKPTTKPNNPNFSSGPCAKRPGWSLDQLNGAVLGRSHRGKAGKAKLAEVINLSKTILAIPDDYHVGIVPASDTGAVEMALWSLLGPKTVDIYAWEAFSKTWLGDIVNQLKLTNNQYTAPYGELPDLANYHSDNDSVFVFNGTTSGVRLPHLDWIADNRTGLTICDATSAVFSQTLDFNKLDVVTWSWQKVLGGEAAHGMIALSPRAVERLETYTPPWPLPKIFTLSKSGKLIADIFEGATINTPSMLCVEDAIDSMQWVNTIGGQSACQAISDKNLAIIKAWVARTDWVDFLAKAPDTYSNTSICLVITDTQFNAMEEGEQRNKIKSLCALLESENAAYDINAYKSAPPGLRIWGGATVANDDISALLPWIEWAYHTVMTAD
- a CDS encoding UvrD-helicase domain-containing protein, translated to MKPTKSLNPQQLAAVHYISGPVLVLAGAGSGKTGVITEKINYLIKTCGYKANQVVAITFTNKAAQEMKKRASEKLDKAQRKGLWVSTFHTLGLRILKEDGHHVGLSKSFSIFDQRDCLSILKDITQLDDKTLKTVQSQLSQCKNDILNKGEFTDEIRRIAQHYNQHLLALNAVDFDDLIGHCLTLFAEQPAVLAKWRQRIRYLLVDEYQDTNAAQYQLIKDLAGLSGQFTAVGDDDQSIYSWRGAEAENLLLLANDFPTLEVIKLEQNYRCDRRILSASNAVIANNSHLFEKTLWSEINRGDKIRVIACQDETEEAQTVVTQLLAHHSRHATKLTDYAILYRGNYQSRAIEKQLRLQRVPYVINGSTSFFEHAEIRDLIAYLRVIANPDDQRAFARIINTPKREIGTVTLQKLSEYARQRGVAMLPACLEMGLTEVVSKKSQETLYTFAKWLMSLHEKSERGESPRQLLDWVIGDTEYIDYVKALHGRGGEKRVELIAELQDWISRLQDHEEINDLSDVVQRMLLLDMLEQQAENNELQPAVSLMTLHSAKGLEFPCVFVVGLEEGLLPHHNCVEEDALVEEERRLLYVGMTRAQYQLWLTLAKHRQIGGNRIETTASRFLSELPYEEIVWEGINEPDLSPEEKQEKLDSMFDELLAMVGDADE